A region from the Indicator indicator isolate 239-I01 chromosome 4, UM_Iind_1.1, whole genome shotgun sequence genome encodes:
- the TNFAIP2 gene encoding tumor necrosis factor alpha-induced protein 2 encodes MMKMLPFFQSGPIGIRNGSEGCIGSNRQLENPSTSVAACPEPSGDEIWSRDKEKSERPEAARRPSCASSITSNGSCISAGDSPEKGKKGIKGILTSALKKMKKNKPPSVKQVMDVLEEQKLCDAAQLLIVLEKSLSSKSEEELNTSQQDIESIHEVLKHKVFSILKDSIELVKTNPELLQQAIEALKEQEKEDQNYTSENPHDQNQFRPRKWKELWVATVKESVESRMKDMSRTPRTENLSTVGQNLLHMGKTMKEDLTVVAKYIKQLYPSEFNVFSMYAELYHNYFASQAKKNAESCLEDKDIYLLLSWVHNIYPKDMRKDHVLAEELEKVKLGSLLPSSLSKDLEKKYLDSEEATIKNSLTKCLDKEIQRWKEDQEPEKLNGHFQSELLAIFVIQSIYSGQTRAKDISASVGEELSRRLWKELPAFLKSYKDAFEDFKEKSKKHRYYKPTLIANINNCWNFRDYAEKNMSEKDNNKATILSTLGDIENSVFDVLLQQLFVQLKPIYKKFTENKWDSSNEVMNEIIKTTSKHISDFRTLKDPFYHAIIEKIHARLVKEYIVRLLKRKVSLKTPAQQQTLAKHISKNAADLEAFCTSNGSKAMWLNAALPKLAEIIRLQDLGAIKIEVATLATIYPDIRKRHLEAFLHIKANLSRSELKSILGYLADSTASALPEAPLFSSIHMS; translated from the exons ATGATGAAAATGCTGCCTTTTTTCCAAAGTGGTCCTATTGGAATACGCAATGGATCAGAGGGTTGTATTGGTTCAAACAGGCAGCTTGAAAACCCTTCAACATCAGTAGCTGCCTGTCCTGAACCTTCTGGAGATGAGATCTGGTCCAGAGATaaggagaagagtgagaggcCAGAGGCAGCCCGCAGGCCTTCATGTGCATCTTCCATCACAAGCAATGGGAgctgcatctctgctggggacagccctgaaaaagggaagaaaggcatAAAGGGAATTCTCACAAGTGCacttaagaaaatgaaaaagaacaagCCTCCCAGTG TCAAACAAGTCATGGATGTCCTTGAAGAGCAAAAGCTTTGCGATGCTGCTCAGCTTCTGATAgtcctggagaagagcctgtctaGCAAAAGTGAGGAGGAGTTAAACACCAGCCAGCAAGACATCGAGTCCATCCATGAAGTTCTGAAGCACAAAGTCTTCAGCATCCTGAAAGACTCCATAGAGCTtgtgaaaacaaacccagaactgCTACAGCAGGCAATAGAGGCACtgaaggagcaggagaaagaagaTCAGAACTACACATCAGAGAATCCACATGACCAAAACCAATTTAGACCTAGAAAATGGAAAGAGCTTTGGGTGGCTACCGTAAAGGAGTCAGTAGAGTCTCGAATGAAAGACATGAGCCGTACTCCTAGAACTGAGAACCTCTCTACAGTTGGCCAGAACCTCCTACACATGGGAAAGACAATGAAAGAAGATTTGACAGTAGTTGCAAAGTACATTAAACAGCTTTATCCTTCCGAGTTTAATGTGTTCAGCATGTATGCTGAACTTTACCACAATTATTTTGCCTCTCAGGCAAAGAAAAATGCTGAGTCTTGTCTGGAAGACAAGGATATTTACCTTCTCCTCTCATGGGTGCACAACATTTATCCAAA AGATATGAGAAAAGATCATGTTTTAGCTGAGGAGCTGGAAAAAGTTAAGCTTGGAAGCCTTTTGCCATCAAGTCTGAGCAAAGACCTTGAAAAGAAATACCTTGACAGTGAAGAG GCTACTATCAAAAATTCACTGACCAAATGTTTAGATAAAGAAATCCAAAGATGGAAAGAAGACCAAGAACCAGAGAAACTAAATGGCCATTTTCAGAGTGAACTACTAGCAATATTTGTCATCCAG agTATCTACAGTGGCCAGACACGAGCTAAGGACATCAGTGCTTCAGTGGGTGAGGAGTTATCACGTCGGCTGTGGAAGGAGTTGCCTGCCTTCCTGAAAAG CTACAAGGATGCTTTTGAAGACTTtaaggagaagagcaaaaagcaCAGATACTACAAGCCTACACTGATTGCAAATATTAACAACTGCTGGAATTTTAG AGACTATGCAGAGAAAAACATGTCAGAAAAGGACAACAATAAAGCCACTATCCTCAGCACTCTAGGTGACATTGAAAACAGTGTCTTTGATGTGCTACTTCAACAGCTGTTTGTCCAGCTGAAG CCAATTTATAAGAAGTTTACAGAAAATAAGTGGGACTCCAGCAATGAAGTTATGAATGAGATCATTAAAACCACCAGCAAACATATTTCTGACTTCCGGACCTTAAAGGACCCTTTCTATCAT GCTATCATTGAGAAGATCCATGCTCGGTTGGTTAAAGAGTACATTGTGAGGCTGCTGAAGAGGAAGGTCAGCCTGaaaactccagcacagcagcaaaccCTGGCTAAACACATCTCCAAGAATGCTGCTGACCTGGAAGCCTTCTGTACCAGCAAC GGATCTAAAGCCATGTGGCTGAATGCAGCACTCCCCAAACTGGCTGAAATAATCCGACTTCAGGATTTAGGTGCTATTAAAATTGAAGTTGCAACGCTCGCCACAATATACCCAGATATCCG